The proteins below are encoded in one region of Syngnathus acus chromosome 2, fSynAcu1.2, whole genome shotgun sequence:
- the gabrd gene encoding gamma-aminobutyric acid receptor subunit delta, which translates to MDPSDFLLSTLALLLVGRNLFTRAMLSDIGDYVGTDIEISWLPNLDELMKGYARNFRPGIGGPPVNVAMAIEVASIDHISEANMDYTMTVFLRQSWHDDRLSYNHTNKTLGLDSRFVDKLWLPDTFIVNAKSAWFHDVTVENKLIRLQPNGVILYSSRITSTVACDMDLTKYPMDEQECMLDLESYGYSSEDIVYHWSESQRHIHGLDKLELSQFTITDYRFVTELLNFKSAGRFPRLSLRFELRRNRGVYIIQSYMPSILLVAMSWVSFWISQSAVPARVSLGITTVLTMTTLMVSARSSLPRASAIKALDVYFWICYVFVFAALIEYAFAHYNADYRLKEKAKVKANKLGSESIVKNGKQAMVLFSLSVTGMNQGVVISNRHSRTQRSSNEIPGEAVFEEFESRRRSRQMRESEEEKKKCCSKCVCKPIDADTIDIYARAVFPFTFAVVNVIYWVAYTM; encoded by the exons ATGGATCCCTCAGATTTCCTGCTGAGCACTTTGGCTCTGCTCCTTGTCGGAAGAAATCTTTTCACAAG GGCCATGCTGAGTGACATTGGGGACTACGTAGGTACAGACATTGAAATATCCTGGTTACCTAATCTGGATGAGCTCATGAAGGGCTATGCCAGAAACTTTCGCCCTGGGATAGGAG GTCCACCCGTGAACGTGGCCATGGCAATCGAAGTGGCCAGTATCGATCACATCTCTGAAGCCAACATG GACTACACCATGACCGTGTTCCTGCGGCAGAGCTGGCACGATGACCGCCTGTCCTACAACCACACCAACAAAACTCTGGGACTGGACAGCCGATTCGTCGACAAGCTTTGGCTGCCCGACACCTTCATTGTCAATGCCAAATCGGCTTGGTTCCACGACGTTACCGTGGAGAACAAACTGATACGCCTGCAGCCCAATGGTGTCATTCTATACAGCAGCCG AATTACCTCAACAGTGGCTTGTGACATGGACCTGACAAAGTATCCCATGGATGAACAAGAGTGCATGCTTGACCTGGAAAGCT ATGGTTACTCCTCAGAGGACATTGTGTACCACTGGTCGGAAAGCCAAAGGCATATTCACGGCCTGGACAAACTGGAACTCTCACAGTTTACCATCACAGACTATCGGTTTGTCACAGAGTTGCTGAATTTCAAATCTG CGGGGAGATTTCCAAGGCTCAGCCTTCGCTTCGAGCTGAGACGTAACCGAGGGGTGTACATCATCCAGTCATACATGCCCTCCATATTGCTGGTTGCCATGTCCTGGGTGTCCTTTTGgatcagccaatcagcagtCCCTGCTCGCGTGTCCTTAG GCATCACGACCGTTCTCACCATGACCACCCTGATGGTGAGCGCCCGCTCCTCTCTGCCTCGCGCGTCAGCCATCAAGGCCCTGGACGTTTACTTCTGGATCTGCTACGTCTTTGTCTTCGCTGCTCTAATCGAGTACGCCTTCGCTCATTACAATGCCGACTACAGACTCAAAGAGAAAGCCAAGGTGAAGGCCAACAAGCTCGGCTCGGAG TCCATCGTGAAGAACGGCAAACAGGCCATGGTTCTGTTCTCCCTGTCCGTCACCGGCATGAACCAGGGCGTGGTCATTTCTAACCGCCACAGCCGCACGCAGCGTTCCAGCAACGAGATCCCTGGGGAGGCTGTCTTCGAGGAGTTCGAGTCTAGGAGGAGGTCCAGACAGATGAGAGAGAGtgaggaagagaagaaaaagtgtTGTTCCAAGTGCGTTTGCAAGCCAATTGACGCCGACACTATTGACATCTATGCCAGGGCCGTGTTTCCTTTCACCTTTGCCGTGGTCAATGTGATCTACTGGGTAGCGTATACCATGTAA